The Martelella endophytica genome contains the following window.
CCAGACCAGCGCCCGGCCGTCGCGGTGGAAGTAGCGGATGGTAACAAAGGGCCAGGGACCGGCATGCCTGGTTTCGGCACTGTCGTCGGTGGTGGGTTCCATCACGTCAATTCACTATCCAGCTGAAACCTGCGGGTGCAGTAAGTCCAAACGAGCAATTGAGCTGTAGAGGATCGCAGCCATCGCGTCCACCATTGTCCTTGGGGTAGATGCAACTGTAAAATCCTCCGGATTAGCTCTATCCGAGCAGCACGATCACGATACCGAACAGCGTCAGAACGGTGCTCGACGTGGCATATCCGACCGAATAGCCGATAGCTGGCACCTGGCTTTCTGCGCGATCGGTAATCATGCTGAGTGCGGCAGGCGCGGTGCGGGCGCCGGCGCAGCAACCGAGCACGATCGCATCATCGAAGCGGAACAGGTACTTGCCGATGTAGAGCGCCAGCACCATCGGCACGGCGGCGGCAACGACGCTCCATGCCAGAAACACCACGCCCAGCTCCTTCAGCGCTGCGATCAGCCCCGGCCCGGCGGTCAGGCCGACGACGGCGATGAACATGTTGAGGCCGATCGAACTCATGAACCATGTTGTCGCGCGCGGCACGCGACCGAAGGCCGGGCGTATCGATCTCAGCCATCCAAGCAGGAGGCCGACCAGCAATACGCCGCCGGCGGTCGAAAGCGTCAGCGGCACGTCGCCGACCTTCAGGGTCAGCGAGCCGATCAGCGCGCCGATCACGATGGCAGCGCCGATGAAGGCGATATCGGCGCGTTCTGTCTCGCGGTCGAGATAGCCGAACTTGCGGGCCACGGCATTGATATCGGCGATGCGGCCGACGACATGAACCACGTCCCCGCGATAAAGTCGCGTGTCGGAGAGGATCGGGATGGAAACCGACATCGCGCCGCGATGGATGGCGGTGACGAAAATTCCGCGTGTTTCGGGCAGGTCGGCGAGTTCGCCGAGCGTCTTCTTGTGAACGTGGGAAGCTGTGATCAGGACGTCGACACCTTCCACGGGCACCGTCAGAAGGTCCGCATCATCGACCTCGTGCAAGGTAGCGCCGACGATGTCGAGCAGCACGCCGCGCGCGCCGCCGATGGCCACCACGTCCCCGGGTTCCAGCACCATGTCCGCCGTGGCCTCGACAATCGTGCCGCCGCGACGAAACCGACCGATAAAGAGCCGGTGACCTTCGAAGACATGCTCGGCCTGAACCACGGTCAGCCCGGCGAGCGCCGAACTCTCGTCAACGCGGTAAGCCCTTGCCACATAATGGTGCCAGGCCGTAGCGGACCCGCCTTGCCCGTCACCGCCGCCGACCCGTTTGACATAGGCCCGGCAGGCAGCGGGCAGGTCGATTTTCAGCAGTTTCGGGCCTAAGATGCCGAGAAACACCACCGAGCCGAACGTGCCGATCACGTAGGATATCGAAAAGGCCGCCGGCATGATGTTGAGGCTTGTCGCCTTTTCCGCCGCGCTCATGGCGGTCTGGCCGATTGCGGTTTGCGAGAGCCCGAGCGCCGACGAAGTTGTCGTCGAGCCAGCATAAAGTCCGGCGGCGATGCCGATATCGTATCCGGCAAGCTTTGCTGCCGCATAGACGGAGCCCAGACCGAGGCCACAGACCAGCAGGGCAAACGATGCCTGCTGCAGGCCGCCGGAAAACAGCCCGCGCACGAATTGCGGACCGGCGCTGTAACCGACGGCGAAAAGATAGAACATGAAGAAGATGGCTTTGACATCCGGCGAAACGGTGATGCCGATCTGGCCGATCACGAGGGCAGCGAGCAGCGTCGCGGTGACCTCCCCCAGCGAAATACCCGCAATCGCGACCTTGCCCACCGTGTAACCGAACAGCAGGGCCAGAAACAGCGGGATTTCGATATTGTCGCGCAGAACACTCACAAACCAGTCAAGCATGTCGAACTGCAAACCTTCATTCCCCAAGTGACAGTGTCCCCAGTTCTGCCCTGTTTCGCGCGCGCAATAAAGGGTCGCGCCCACTTTTGCTGCTTGAGCGGGAAAATACCCGCCCACCAGGATCGCGACCTCTAGTCGGGGTGCCAGTGCGCTGCGACGTCGCCGCTCCAAGAGGAATTCGCGCGAGGCGATCAGGAAACCAGCGTGCCTTTTTGGACCGCGAAACCGTCTCAAACTTAGCATTCGTCACGATAGGAGGCTTTTCCTGTGCCTTGACTTGATAAATTCTACTTTCGCCTTCCGCTCCGCAGGCGCACTTTCCGGCGGTGAAATTCAACATTTGCTGCATCGCGGCTCCTACCCATATCTGCTCAGCCATTCATGTGTAGGTCCCGTCCGTTGCAGCCAGAAACCTCCAGGACAAGATGACGATGGCGATCGAACAAACCGATACTCTTATAGTTGGCGGAGGACAGTCGGGTATCGCCATGAGCGAACATCTGACGGCGGCGGGCGTCGATCATATCGTGGTCGAGCGCAGCCGTATTGCCGAGCGCTGGCGTTCCGAGCGGTGGGATTCGCTGGTGGCCAATGGTCCGGCCTGGCATGACCGCTTTCCCGGCCTTAAATTCGAGGACGTCTCGCCCGAGACCTTTCCGCCGAAAGAGCGCATGGCGCGCTATTTCGAGGACTACGCCAGGATGATCAAGGCGCCTATCCGCTGCGGCGTCGAGGTGAAGAGCGTTCGCCGGCTGGAGGGTCGCCCCGGCTTTCGCGTCGAAACCTCCGAAGGCGTGATCGAGGCGCAGCGGGTCGTTGCCGCCACCGGCCCGTTCCAGAAGCCTTCCTTCCCCGCCATCGTGCCTGAAGAGGCCGGCATCACCCAGATCCATTCCAGCACCTACCGCAACCCCGATCAGCTCCCCGAAGGGGCCGTGCTTGTGGTTGGCGGCGGCGCCTCCGGCTCGCAGATTGCGGAGGAACTGAACCGTGCAGGACGCAAGGTCTTCCTGTGTGTGGGCGAGCACTACCGTCCGCCGCGTTCCTATCGCGACCGCGACTATGTCTGGTGGCTGGGCGTTCTCGGCAAATGGGACGAGATCAAGATCGACTCCAGGAAGAAGCACGTGGCTTTCGCGGTCAGCGGCTACGATGGCGGCAAGACCATCGACTTCCGCCGTCTCGGCAATGCGGGCGTCACCATTCTCGGCAAGGCTGAACGCTACACCGACGGCGTCATGACCTTCAGCGATGATCTCGCCGCCAATATCGCCGAGGGCGACCGCGCCTATCTGGAAGTGCTGCAGGAGGCTGACGACTACGTCGCGGCCAATGGCATCGATCTCCCCGAAGAACCCGAAGCCTGGAAGATCGAACAGGATCCGGAATGCATCGCGAAACCGATCGAAAGCCTCGACCTTGCCAGGGAAGGAATCACGTCGATCGTCTGGGCAACGGGTTTCCGCTTCGATTTCAGCTGGCTGCAGGTTCCCGGCGCCTTCACGCCCGAGGGCATGCCGTTCCACAAACGCGGCATCTCGGCCCAGCCGGGGATCTACTTCCTCGGCCTGCCGGAACTGACCAACCGCGCATCTTCCTTTATCTATGGCTGCTGGTACGATGCCAAATATCTCGCCACCCATATCGGCGTGCAGCAGGCCTATGTGGCCTATGAAAAGGCCTGACATCCAACGTAACTGACACGCCCGCTGCCGGTCATTCGCGATGTCTATCGCAGATGACCCGTGGCGGGTTTCCCGTTTTCCGGACAGACAGAAGGACCGCTCCCTTGAAATCAGTGATGTTTCTCAACGGCCCGAATGCCAATCTCTACGGGCTGGACCCTTCGGGGACCTATGGCACGGACAGTTTCCCGCAGATCGAAGCGGCCTGCCTCGCGCGTGCGACCGAGCTCGGGATGGCCCTCGATTTCCGCCAGTCGAACCATGAAGGCGTGCTGGTCGACTGGATCCAGGAGGCAAGGCAGTCCTGCAGCGGGTTGCTGATTAACGCAGCCGGTCTCACCTATACCTCGGTGTCGATCCTCGATGCGCTTCTGGCGTTTCCGGGACCGATCATCGAATGCCATATGAGCAATATCTGGAAGCGCGAACCCTTCCGCCATCACTCCTATGTTTCGCGTGCGGCAACCGGCGTTGTTGCAGGACTTGGCCTCAGCGGTTATCTGCTTGGCCTTTCGGCGATGGCCGAGCTGATCGGGGACACTGAGGCATGACCGATACGCTGGTCTTTTACAGCAAGCCGGATCCATTCGAGCTCTGGCGCGACGCGCTTTCGCCGCTTCTCGGCGACAGCGTGCGGATCGAACGTGCGGATGAGGTGACAGATCCGGACACGGTGCGTTATGCGCTGGTCTGGATGCCGCCCGAGGGCTTCTTCGCACGCTTCCCCAATCTTGAACTCGTCATCAATCTCGGCGCGGGCGTCGACCGGCTGGTGGCGCGAAACGATCTGCCGGATGTGCCGGTCACCCGCCTTTCCGATCCTGAAATGGCGCGGATGATGGCTGGTTTCGTGCTTTTCTCGGTGCTGCGCCATAGCCGCGACATCCCGCATTTCGAGGCGGCACAGGTCAGGCGCGAATGGGCCTACCGCCATCCGCGGGCCGCCACCGAAATCTCGGTGGCCGTGCTTGGTCTCGGTGAACTCGGCGCGCTCGCTGCCACCGAAATCGCACGTCAGGGCTACCAGACCCATGGCTGGGCAACCGGGCCGAAGGATCTGCCCGGCGTGACGGTGCATCACGGTGACGAGGCGCTGGCGCCACTGCTTTCCATGGCCGATATTGTGGTCTGCATGCTGCCGCTGACGCCCGGCACGCGTGGCCGGCTCGATGCCGCTACCTTTGCGGCGATGAAGCCGGGGGCCGCCTTCGTCAACGTCTCTCGTGGCGAGGTTGTCGATGAAGCGGCGATGATTGCGGCGCTCGGTTCGGGCCATCTTTCCGGTGCGACGCTGGACGTCTTTGCCTCCGAGCCGCTTTCGCCCGAAAGCCCGCTCTGGACGCTGCCTGGCGTGCTGATCACGCCGCACCTTGCCTCTGTTGCGCTGCCGGCAAGTGCCGCACCGCAGATCGCGGCCAACATATTGGCAATCCGCAAGGGCCTGCCGCTTGCCAACAGCGTCTCGCGCGTGCGCGGATACTAGGCATTCGTCATTTTTATTTCGGCACTGCGAGACAGAGATTTTATAAAAAGATCAATCAATCCAATTCCTTGATTGACTGAATTGGTAAAATCTTCGCAGCGCGTCGAGAAATGCGATTTCTGTTTCCTGCGCAAGGTCGGCAAATTGAGAATTGCTAATTGCCAAGCGGATTTCATAGCGGATCACTCCCGTCCCTATGATGCAAAACAGCCGCATTAACGACAGGCCGCGCTGCGAAAAAATGCACGGCTCTTCTCAGACCAACAGGATATTCAGACATGAAACGACTGCTTCTTACCGCTACCGCCCTCACCCTGATGGCCCAGGTAGCCTCCGCCGAAACGCTGGTTGTATCCAGCTGGGGCGGCAGCTTTCGCGACCTGATCCAGGACACGATCGCCAAGAAATTCACCGAGGAAACCGGCGTTGACGTCGAGTTCATCACCGGCGGCACGATCGACCGCCTGAACCAGGCCAAGCTCAACAAGGACACGCCGGAAAGCGACGTCACCTTCACCACCTCGCATATCGGCTGGCTCTATCGCAATGACGGGCTGTTCGAGGACCTCGACATGTCGAAGATCCCGAATGCCGAGCACCTCGTCGAGCAGGCCAAGATCAGCCCTTCGCATATCGGCGCCTGGGCCTATGTCTACACCATCGGCTACCTGCCGGACATGGTCCCCGACGACATCGACTTCGACAGCTGGGAAGACCTGTGGTCGCCCGAGCTGAATGACATGATCGCCGCACCGGATTTCGATCCGTCCCATATCATTGCCGTTGCTTCCAAGCTGGAAGGCGTGGACATCGAGCACTGGGAAGAAGCCCAGCCCAAGCTCCTGGAGCTGAAGCCCAACTTCAAGGCCTTCTACACCAATGACGCCAACTCCCAGCAGCTGCTTTCGACCGGCGAGACCCCGGTTCAGATCCTGCTGTCGATGAACGCCTATCACATGATGGACCAGGGTCTGGACGTAAAGCTGGCGATCCCGAAGGAAGGCGCCGTTCTCGGTGTCGATACGATGGGCATCACCACCGGCACCGACAAGGAGGACCTCGCCTACAAGTTCATCAATGCGGCGCTCGACCCTGACGTTCAGGCCGAGATTGCGCGCATCAAGAAGGGCAGCCCGGTCGTGGACAATGCCAATCTCGACGAAGATCTGATCGGCCTTCCCGGCATCTTCACCACGCCCGAGGAATGGGCTACCCAGACCTTGGTCATCCCCAATGAACTGCGTGCCGAAAAGACCGCTGAATGGCGCCAGTGGTTTTCGGAAAACATGATCGCCGGTCAGTAATCGACCTTGCTTTCAAGGCCCCGGCGATCGTTGTCGCCGGGGCGCCCATCTTTCCAGTCGCCCAGAACTGACGCTGAAAAATGTCGAAACGCCCCTTTCTCGGCTGGTTTGCCACGCCTTCCTTCCTGATCGCTTTCGCGATCGTGGCGTCGTTCCTTGCCATCGTGCAATACAGCCTGCGCGCCTAT
Protein-coding sequences here:
- the aspT gene encoding aspartate-alanine antiporter; amino-acid sequence: MLDWFVSVLRDNIEIPLFLALLFGYTVGKVAIAGISLGEVTATLLAALVIGQIGITVSPDVKAIFFMFYLFAVGYSAGPQFVRGLFSGGLQQASFALLVCGLGLGSVYAAAKLAGYDIGIAAGLYAGSTTTSSALGLSQTAIGQTAMSAAEKATSLNIMPAAFSISYVIGTFGSVVFLGILGPKLLKIDLPAACRAYVKRVGGGDGQGGSATAWHHYVARAYRVDESSALAGLTVVQAEHVFEGHRLFIGRFRRGGTIVEATADMVLEPGDVVAIGGARGVLLDIVGATLHEVDDADLLTVPVEGVDVLITASHVHKKTLGELADLPETRGIFVTAIHRGAMSVSIPILSDTRLYRGDVVHVVGRIADINAVARKFGYLDRETERADIAFIGAAIVIGALIGSLTLKVGDVPLTLSTAGGVLLVGLLLGWLRSIRPAFGRVPRATTWFMSSIGLNMFIAVVGLTAGPGLIAALKELGVVFLAWSVVAAAVPMVLALYIGKYLFRFDDAIVLGCCAGARTAPAALSMITDRAESQVPAIGYSVGYATSSTVLTLFGIVIVLLG
- a CDS encoding flavin-containing monooxygenase gives rise to the protein MAIEQTDTLIVGGGQSGIAMSEHLTAAGVDHIVVERSRIAERWRSERWDSLVANGPAWHDRFPGLKFEDVSPETFPPKERMARYFEDYARMIKAPIRCGVEVKSVRRLEGRPGFRVETSEGVIEAQRVVAATGPFQKPSFPAIVPEEAGITQIHSSTYRNPDQLPEGAVLVVGGGASGSQIAEELNRAGRKVFLCVGEHYRPPRSYRDRDYVWWLGVLGKWDEIKIDSRKKHVAFAVSGYDGGKTIDFRRLGNAGVTILGKAERYTDGVMTFSDDLAANIAEGDRAYLEVLQEADDYVAANGIDLPEEPEAWKIEQDPECIAKPIESLDLAREGITSIVWATGFRFDFSWLQVPGAFTPEGMPFHKRGISAQPGIYFLGLPELTNRASSFIYGCWYDAKYLATHIGVQQAYVAYEKA
- a CDS encoding type II 3-dehydroquinate dehydratase, with the protein product MKSVMFLNGPNANLYGLDPSGTYGTDSFPQIEAACLARATELGMALDFRQSNHEGVLVDWIQEARQSCSGLLINAAGLTYTSVSILDALLAFPGPIIECHMSNIWKREPFRHHSYVSRAATGVVAGLGLSGYLLGLSAMAELIGDTEA
- a CDS encoding 2-hydroxyacid dehydrogenase, producing MTDTLVFYSKPDPFELWRDALSPLLGDSVRIERADEVTDPDTVRYALVWMPPEGFFARFPNLELVINLGAGVDRLVARNDLPDVPVTRLSDPEMARMMAGFVLFSVLRHSRDIPHFEAAQVRREWAYRHPRAATEISVAVLGLGELGALAATEIARQGYQTHGWATGPKDLPGVTVHHGDEALAPLLSMADIVVCMLPLTPGTRGRLDAATFAAMKPGAAFVNVSRGEVVDEAAMIAALGSGHLSGATLDVFASEPLSPESPLWTLPGVLITPHLASVALPASAAPQIAANILAIRKGLPLANSVSRVRGY
- a CDS encoding ABC transporter substrate-binding protein, which codes for MKRLLLTATALTLMAQVASAETLVVSSWGGSFRDLIQDTIAKKFTEETGVDVEFITGGTIDRLNQAKLNKDTPESDVTFTTSHIGWLYRNDGLFEDLDMSKIPNAEHLVEQAKISPSHIGAWAYVYTIGYLPDMVPDDIDFDSWEDLWSPELNDMIAAPDFDPSHIIAVASKLEGVDIEHWEEAQPKLLELKPNFKAFYTNDANSQQLLSTGETPVQILLSMNAYHMMDQGLDVKLAIPKEGAVLGVDTMGITTGTDKEDLAYKFINAALDPDVQAEIARIKKGSPVVDNANLDEDLIGLPGIFTTPEEWATQTLVIPNELRAEKTAEWRQWFSENMIAGQ